Proteins from a genomic interval of Triplophysa dalaica isolate WHDGS20190420 chromosome 21, ASM1584641v1, whole genome shotgun sequence:
- the LOC130410078 gene encoding metalloproteinase inhibitor 3-like translates to MMDITLVGVVLIFLSVGLNIQTAESCHCALHPQDQFCTSEIVILADVTRKGGSVKDKKKLYRYKIQLIKVLKGFINAKRIKYVYTDPSSCGITLDQGRYVLSGYQFKYGIEVEMCDLAERWDHLSLAEQENFKHTYKMGCDCTISTCSGSPCCPQSENECKWDAKSPHYLAYACLKDNDGYCSWYWQSSRIEEDEMCME, encoded by the exons ATGATGGACATCACACTGGTGGGTGTTGTGCTGATCTTCTTGTCTGTAGGGCTGAATATACAGACAGCAGAGAGCTGCCACTGTGCCCTACACCCTCAAGATCAATTCTGCACTTCTGAAATAG TGATTTTAGCTGACGTAACCAGAAAGGGGGGTTCTGTTAAGGATAAAAAGAAATTATATCGGTATAAAATCCAACTGATCAAG GTATTGAAAGGTTTTATCAATGCAAAGCGAATTAAATACGTCTACACAGATCCATCATCGTGTGGCATCACACTGGATCAGGGGAGATACGTGCTTTCAG gatacCAGTTCAAATATGGGATCGAGGTAGAAATGTGTGACCTTGCCGAGCGATGGGATCATCTCTCCTTAGCGGAACAAGAAAACTTCAAACATACATATAAGATGGGCTGTGACTGCACG ATCTCTACGTGTTCTGGCAGTCCATGTTGTCCCCAATCTGAGAATGAATGTAAGTGGGATGCCAAATCTCCTCACTATCTGGCATACGCCTGTCTGAAGGACAATGACGGCTA